In the genome of Candida albicans SC5314 chromosome 6, complete sequence, the window TAAGTTTTTCTTCTATGTAAAAATGGATCAGCGGAAAAGGGAGATATTCAAATATCATGGAAACTGCTAAGAGGCATCACAAAGGGGAAGTTTCCAAACGTGAAAGGCAAAACTaccaaataatatttaGTGTTCATTCCTTTGGTTGTGGTAGAATTTGTCTTCTTGGTTCTCCGTTACAGCCCTTTTTTATTTAGGATTTTGCCTTTCATGAGTAATTTGTTAAAAACTCCTACCGGCGTCGCTCCAGCAATTAGCGTGTTAAAACTTGCTGGTTAGTCATAGATTAGTTATCATGTCATTATAGTAGTCATTTCTTTTGCAACATTTACATTATTCCTGAAGTTACAATAATTCGTCGAATAATAGCAATTCCAATTGTCAACACGTGAAAAGATCAAATCCTGAATATCGCCCAATTATGGTTGATTAGCACgactttattttttttttgttctattatttttgcCTTTGCCTTCCCCGAggtagaaagaaaaagtacCACCATTAAACGAACAATTAGTATAGTAGTGTTAATAGTGAAATTTTTTCCCCATAACCCACCCCCATTAGCCCTTAATACGCCGAtataatagaaaaaaaattaaccTACACTAAgaagtatatatatattcaatCATCAAAGACACAGTACTTAGTTATGCTTTCATTTAGAACTAAAGGATATAATGGTTATGGAATCCAATATTCGCCATTCTACGATAACAAGCTAGCGGTGGCAACAGCAGCAAATTATGGATTGGTAGGTAATGGGAggttatttatattaaatATAGAACCCAATGGGACTGTATCCGATCAAATATCATGGGAGACACAAGATGGTTTATTCGATATCGCATGGAGTGAGATTCATGAAAATCAAGCCGTAGTGGCTTCAGGAGATGGGACtttaaaattgtttgatttgacTGTACCTAATTTCCCAGTAATGAATTGGAAAGAACATTCAAGAGAGGTTTTTTGTGTCAATTGGAATCTTGTAGATAAGACAAATTTCGTGAGTGGGAGTTGGGATGgaaatatcaaattatgGTCACCTAATAGACCACAATCATTATTGacattaaattcaaatgttATGGATTACTCAACACGAGTTGCACCAAATGCAGGTTCAGCATCAGTTCCGTTATCGCATCAACCAGCACatcaaccacaacaacaacagcagcagcaagTGAATACTGCCAATTGCATATACTCGGCCCAATTTTCTCCACATTCTCCTTCCATGGTGGTTAGTTGTAATGGTGGGTCACAAGTACAAGTCTGGGATGTCCGTAGTCCGAATCCGTTGCAATTGAAATTCACAGCTCATGGTGGATTAGAAGCTTTGTCAGTAGATTggaataaatataaatctaCTGTGATTGCTTCGGGAGGAACTGATAAATCAGTGAGAATATGGGATTTACgatcaattacaaaaatcGACCAACCTATAGCCCAATCACCAATGGCAAGTGGGCATATACGTGGACCAACTCCATTAAACGAATTAATTGGTCATGAATTTGCTGTTAGACGAGTACAATGGTCACCTCACAATCCAAAAGAATTAATGTCTACTTCCTATGATATGACAGCCAGAATATGGAATGATGAACTGGACGAAAGAGCAAGATTCTTGAATTCACGAGTAGGTGGATTGAAAGGAGTGTTTGGAAGACACAAAGAGTTTGTTATAGGCAGTGATTACAGTTTATGGGGAGAACCTGGCTGGGTAGCAACTACAGGATGGGATGAAATGGTTTATATATGGGACTCTAAACGATTATAAGTTTGATGCTATGGCTTGTTTGAGGAAGTTTTgcattttttcttttatttgcATAGAAAAGTGATCGGAATATAATCACTTTTCTAAATAGATGTTGATCATAGTATAAGACTTGTTCTATATGAAGTTGTACTACTTGTGTGAATATTCTTATAAGGTGGTACTGATAACGTAATATACGATCGCATCTGCCCCAACTGGCAATTTGtagagagaaaaaaaaatgcggggaatttgatttgctttatcaacaattttcaaGATATGACAAGATGAATGTTGATATgagtttgatttgttgatttgggATTATAAGATTACTAGCCTATGACGGTTATACATACAATTCTTAGAGTGCTTAGATTTAGCTAACTATTGCTCAAAATTTAGAAGTCAGACGATTTTAAGTTGTAAAGTCAATCATAAAACGATGCTCTCTATTTTGGGGCCTAAGTGACAGAAAACGGTCGATGACGACAACTTACAGACTCTTATGCGCAATTATGCAAGTTGTTGCCTATTctttacatttttttgtttacattatttgttttaagggataaaaatccaaaaaagGAAATGTTGGGGCGAGCTATTGCATGTTTGTTCTATTTATagtaataaaaatgaaaattatgAGCCCACTTTATGCATATTTTGCTGTACAAATGAGGtcattttattgatttttcttcttaaACTAGTAACTGAGAATCTAAAATCATGCGAGCAATTTATCTgtagtaaaaaaaattcagaGATCTTCACGTCACTTAGGCTCCAAAATAGAGAGCATCTCATAAAACCATCAAGTATGTAAGTTCTGCTTTGTTGTAGTCgttgttgaattttttttggactGTCGTTTAGCATTTTAGTAGTTTGATTGTAAATgttcaataaattgttgGTAGACTATACGACGGTTGTGAGCTATGTATTATTGTTACAATCATTTCTAATGATTTTAGTCAACacttcaattttttttgcttagCACCTGAGCGCAACaagatttaattattattattattttggttGTGAGAAGAAATTTGTGATACGAGAAGAAATTTTTGTGATTTTTCCGAACCATggctttcttttctttttggatTTCTTCGTCTCTTATGATTAACACACATATAAATTGGGTATTTccttcatcttttttttagattCATTGATATCAAACCTCCTCCACCTgacaattgattgaatatgCCTGATTTGACACCACTTGACAATGATGAAGAGGATGCTTGGTCTTATTCGTTCCCACCTTCAACCGAATCCTTGCCAATACTGCAACAATCGCAATCGAAAAGATCTACCACACAGCCttcaaattcaactttCCGGACATGGCAAAATGGTGATACTAGTCTGACTAATCTGCAAATGAAACTACTGATAGATACAACAACCACATCCAGTAAATCATCTCTACCGTTTCCATCCACAATACAGAAATCTATTCCTTTAGATCCATTGACTACGAAAGAAGATGCCAATTCAGTGATCTCAAAAGATTCCAAGGGCAATGCCCTCAATGAAGCTTCTCAAACTGATGATAAACCAAAATTCATGAAAGATTTAGAAGAATATGGGTCTAcaagaaatatttcaaactCGCCATTATCACAACAATCCACCAATGGCACCAATTTATTGTCTTCACCTAAATTCATATCGTACCGTAAATCAAAGAGAACTGTTAGTGAAGGAACATTTGATTCGATGTTAGATAAGTCACCAATGTCACCTCCAGCTTCTAGATATGACCCTAAATTGTATGTTGACGAATTTTATAAAACTTCAAAATTTCGATATGCAACGATTAAAAGAAACATTGATTTCCATAATAATTTCCATTCGTTAGACTTGACAGATAGATtagttgatgattttgcATGTGCATTGAGCAGAGAAATTTTGTTACAGGGGAGAATATATTTGAGTGAGAGTTATATATGttttaattctaatttattAGGTTGGGTCACGAATCTAGTTATTCAGTTAGAAGAAGTGGTTAAGATTGAGAAAAGATCAACTGCAGGATTGTTCCCCAATGCAATTAGTATTGAAACTGTTGATGGCACCCTTCATACATTTGCAAGTTTCCTTTCGCGAGATCAAACCTATGAACTAATGCTGACTTTATGGAAAGGCAAAACTGGGAAATCAAACAATGATCTGACACTTACCAGTGAAgatgaattagaaaataaCGCTATTGATTCTcccaataaaaatattgaatcatATATATTATCACTTGATGGAGACGATGAAGAGGATAATGATGTGCAATCATTAGATAACAGCGGTGAggacgaagaagaagaagaaagtgaACTTGACATTGAAGAAGTGCTAAGTACcaaattaatcaaactCAAATCAGAATCACCCTATACTAACAACGGTCCAGATGCACATGCTCCAACTACGGCAAATTATGAAAAGTTAGAAGCAGAGATAGAATTAGTTGATGAAGTTATTGATGCCCCCATGGGTATTGTATTTGCCATATTGTTTGGGCCATATACCAAGTTCCAAACCAATTTCCTTGAAACCCATGATGGGTCAGAAATATCAGAGATTAGTGATTTCCGTCCATCAGAAGAAGACCCGGCTGTTCTTGAAcgtaaatatatttatcgTCGTGCATTGGGATATTCAATCGGTCCAAAATCGACTAAATGTGAAGTCACTGAAACCATTGaacatttgaattttgcCGATTATATAGTTGTGGTTTCAACAACAGTGACACCAGATGTACCTCTGGGTGGTGTATTTAGTGTTAAAACAAGATATGTTTTTTCATGGGCCAACGAGAATCACACGAACTTgctaatttatcatcatgTGGAATGGACAGGAAGATCGTGGATGAAATCAGTTATTGAAAAACTGTCTTTATCAGGACTGACTGCTACGACAAAAGAGTTGatcaaagaattgaaagagGAGATTGTTAAACAAACGTATTTCATAGATGGACCACCAGCCATCAAACAACCTGCCAAAAAGAAGGTTAAAAAAGTGGAACCAGAAGTTAAAAATGAACCTAAAGCTGAAATCAAAGCATCAACAGTTGATGTGTCATCTTatttacaacaaaatatCACGACAGCTTTTTTCATTCTATTTACAATTGTGACgattattttgtttatgcAAATCAGATTGTATGGTCTTTTAcgaaaatcaaattcaatagCTGAAACTCAACTTTTATTGACACTTCAATTAACGGATCTACAACAAAAACCTCAAGTTGAAGTTCAAGATAATGTATTTTGGAATTTAATCCATTCTAAATTAGGTAGAAAATTAACTTCATTAGAAAAATTGCAATTTTTAACGTATCAATTGCAAGCTATACACAAGGAAAAAACTGATGACAGTGGTGGTGCTGGTAATACTAATAGGTTAATTGATAGTATTCCAAAATATATACGTGATTTAATATAGGAGttcatttaataaacaTTCTAAAAGGAGGAGTAATTAATAAACTATTATCttgttctttcttttcaacaAACTCTTAAAGCATTGACATTTGGTTGTGTTTCAGGTTCAAATCGTTCAATAATTTCcatattttcaatagtATGAACcaatatttttgaattatcttcatttaattcaaatataaataatccTGAAATCACTCTTTCCAACTTTTTCGGTTCTTTTGTTAATCCCATTATTGTTCCAGGTAGTTTTGATACCAAAGTAGATAAACTTTTatgattatcaaatatttttttagtatCTTCTTCTGACCATTTATGAGTACCCAAATGTGCTTGTGATGTACCTTGGGCATCCAAATGAGAACATCCATCCGGACATGTAGACCATCGTAAGAATATTTTTGTGGTATCATTAAACATACATTGTGGATCTGGTCCATGTGAAACTCGGATTGATTGTATATGTAATTTAACTTTTGGACTCAACATTACTGAagttaaaaataattggaTGGCTTTACAAGTAGTATAATATGTGACGAGTCCATTCAATTTGGgtaaataattttcatcaaattgaGAAGGACATATTCttaaatatatatctttagaaataattgatttgggTAATGATGTTTCTAATATATCAGGTACATATTCTCTTAATTGATCAACCACTTTATTGACATTAATTTTACGTTCAAGTTCCTTTTTATCAATCTCTTTATGCTCGTTTCTTAATATACGATATTGACtgaaatttatatattgtGGATTCGAAAGTAGCCGTGGTATCTGTGGGTTGATTATCAAACTTGATTGGTGGGTTGCATCCAAATCCCGTctcatcaccatcaccatcagTTGTTGGTTGATTGGGGTGACAATCGCAAGAGGTACATTCTTTAATGTATATCGACTAACCCTTAATGCTCCTTCTCTCCGAAGTATTGACATTTGATTGTTATATATGATATGGGTTGtctgtgtgtgtgtgt includes:
- a CDS encoding uncharacterized protein (Ortholog(s) have cytoplasm localization), yielding MPDLTPLDNDEEDAWSYSFPPSTESLPISQQSQSKRSTTQPSNSTFRTWQNGDTSSTNSQMKLSIDTTTTSSKSSLPFPSTIQKSIPLDPLTTKEDANSVISKDSKGNALNEASQTDDKPKFMKDLEEYGSTRNISNSPLSQQSTNGTNLLSSPKFISYRKSKRTVSEGTFDSMLDKSPMSPPASRYDPKLYVDEFYKTSKFRYATIKRNIDFHNNFHSLDLTDRLVDDFACALSREILLQGRIYLSESYICFNSNLLGWVTNLVIQLEEVVKIEKRSTAGLFPNAISIETVDGTLHTFASFLSRDQTYELMSTLWKGKTGKSNNDSTLTSEDELENNAIDSPNKNIESYILSLDGDDEEDNDVQSLDNSGEDEEEEESELDIEEVLSTKLIKLKSESPYTNNGPDAHAPTTANYEKLEAEIELVDEVIDAPMGIVFAILFGPYTKFQTNFLETHDGSEISEISDFRPSEEDPAVLERKYIYRRALGYSIGPKSTKCEVTETIEHLNFADYIVVVSTTVTPDVPSGGVFSVKTRYVFSWANENHTNLLIYHHVEWTGRSWMKSVIEKSSLSGSTATTKELIKELKEEIVKQTYFIDGPPAIKQPAKKKVKKVEPEVKNEPKAEIKASTVDVSSYLQQNITTAFFILFTIVTIILFMQIRLYGLLRKSNSIAETQLLLTLQLTDLQQKPQVEVQDNVFWNLIHSKLGRKLTSLEKLQFLTYQLQAIHKEKTDDSGGAGNTNRLIDSIPKYIRDLI
- a CDS encoding uncharacterized protein (Protein of unknown function; flow model biofilm induced; Hap43-repressed) codes for the protein MSILRREGALRVSRYTLKNVPLAIVTPINQQSMVMVMRRDLDATHQSSLIINPQIPRLLSNPQYINFSQYRILRNEHKEIDKKELERKINVNKVVDQLREYVPDILETSLPKSIISKDIYLRICPSQFDENYLPKLNGLVTYYTTCKAIQLFLTSVMLSPKVKLHIQSIRVSHGPDPQCMFNDTTKIFLRWSTCPDGCSHLDAQGTSQAHLGTHKWSEEDTKKIFDNHKSLSTLVSKLPGTIMGLTKEPKKLERVISGLFIFELNEDNSKILVHTIENMEIIERFEPETQPNVNALRVC
- the PEX7 gene encoding Pex7p (Ortholog(s) have peroxisome matrix targeting signal-2 binding activity, role in fatty acid metabolic process, protein import into peroxisome matrix, docking and cytosol, nucleus, peroxisome localization), which gives rise to MLSFRTKGYNGYGIQYSPFYDNKLAVATAANYGLVGNGRLFILNIEPNGTVSDQISWETQDGLFDIAWSEIHENQAVVASGDGTLKLFDLTVPNFPVMNWKEHSREVFCVNWNLVDKTNFVSGSWDGNIKLWSPNRPQSLLTLNSNVMDYSTRVAPNAGSASVPLSHQPAHQPQQQQQQQVNTANCIYSAQFSPHSPSMVVSCNGGSQVQVWDVRSPNPLQLKFTAHGGLEALSVDWNKYKSTVIASGGTDKSVRIWDLRSITKIDQPIAQSPMASGHIRGPTPLNELIGHEFAVRRVQWSPHNPKELMSTSYDMTARIWNDESDERARFLNSRVGGLKGVFGRHKEFVIGSDYSLWGEPGWVATTGWDEMVYIWDSKRL